In a single window of the Acidobacteriota bacterium genome:
- a CDS encoding DDE-type integrase/transposase/recombinase translates to MRAKLSKFDTSEIRTAMTGLSGSAAKAEAARLAEIYGVHPNHIYRITRDIRNTADRKTRSDAGRRTYELAKGTGTWFAASLVTARNIDPQLALKTAAAQGFNDLPSLSYFRTILAENGIGAKARRSPKKAHRRVEAKYPGHVFQVDVSALKTRWQDERTRRILRIEGVDKNHPQMDPQILRVWQIMLIDDFSRRRFLRYFIARAITSEQMVRFLAEAYSELGVPQILYTDGGGEFKGRHNDALKILNQLPTIEQTGGYKHLVHEPDRPQATGKVETSHRWAQRIDNLVGVVLDQGRKVEIENLNLMANRAVYDYNENHINRTTGMTPMARWRSKRPVIRLLDPDVVESALLARHFEPVLNADMTIKIDRISYRIEAVAPFVDHIGHKLRVVVPAKIDSMLVCFPQLDGKFGPKNTGEFWVPKVHAAEDSFGQIREIAETSAEQLKKDLKASYKEAMKEVREINKLTGEIAPVPYYDLEPAAAETTGVINFPDNTRIATAAEIDSVVPVLHPDFEADRDQDAPQTTADRPAYMGRELTFWQAVNEYKSRFDNDPAATKEFLDSIYSDRGGTVRSGLIEAELRSRSQPVPLRAVG, encoded by the coding sequence ATGAGAGCGAAACTATCAAAATTCGACACCTCAGAGATCCGCACGGCCATGACAGGGCTGTCGGGCTCGGCTGCTAAAGCCGAGGCCGCACGTCTGGCCGAGATCTATGGCGTACACCCGAATCACATCTATCGCATCACGCGTGACATCCGGAACACTGCCGATCGAAAGACCCGATCTGACGCCGGACGGCGCACATACGAGCTTGCCAAAGGTACCGGCACATGGTTCGCGGCATCGCTCGTGACGGCTCGAAACATCGACCCGCAGCTGGCACTAAAGACCGCCGCCGCCCAGGGATTTAACGATCTGCCGAGCCTTAGTTATTTTCGAACGATCCTCGCGGAAAACGGCATCGGGGCAAAAGCTCGCCGATCGCCGAAAAAAGCTCACCGCCGCGTCGAGGCCAAATATCCGGGCCATGTCTTCCAAGTTGACGTTTCAGCTCTCAAAACTCGCTGGCAGGACGAGCGAACTCGGCGCATCCTGCGGATCGAGGGCGTCGATAAGAACCATCCGCAAATGGACCCGCAGATACTGCGCGTCTGGCAGATAATGCTGATCGACGATTTCTCGCGGCGGCGATTTCTGCGATACTTCATCGCTCGTGCCATCACGTCCGAACAGATGGTCAGATTCCTCGCCGAAGCCTACAGCGAGCTAGGCGTTCCGCAGATCCTGTACACGGACGGCGGCGGTGAGTTCAAGGGCCGTCACAACGATGCTCTAAAGATCTTGAATCAGCTGCCGACGATCGAACAGACAGGCGGCTATAAGCACCTCGTTCACGAGCCCGACAGACCCCAGGCGACCGGCAAGGTAGAGACCTCGCACCGCTGGGCACAGCGCATCGACAATCTCGTAGGAGTCGTCTTAGACCAGGGCCGAAAGGTCGAGATCGAAAATCTCAATCTGATGGCAAATCGTGCCGTCTACGACTACAACGAAAACCACATTAACCGCACGACCGGCATGACACCGATGGCTCGCTGGCGGTCGAAACGTCCCGTTATCCGTCTTCTCGATCCCGACGTGGTCGAATCGGCTCTGCTCGCACGTCATTTCGAGCCGGTGTTGAACGCCGACATGACGATCAAGATCGACCGCATCAGCTACCGCATCGAGGCTGTCGCTCCCTTCGTCGACCATATCGGCCACAAATTACGCGTCGTCGTCCCCGCAAAGATCGACTCGATGCTGGTCTGCTTTCCGCAGCTCGACGGCAAATTTGGGCCAAAGAATACCGGCGAGTTTTGGGTACCCAAGGTCCACGCCGCCGAAGACAGCTTTGGGCAAATTCGCGAGATCGCGGAGACATCGGCCGAGCAGCTTAAAAAGGACCTCAAGGCCAGCTACAAAGAGGCGATGAAAGAGGTTCGCGAGATCAACAAGCTCACCGGCGAGATCGCCCCGGTACCGTATTACGATCTCGAACCGGCAGCCGCCGAAACGACCGGCGTCATCAATTTCCCGGACAACACGCGAATCGCGACCGCTGCCGAGATCGATTCCGTCGTTCCGGTACTGCACCCGGATTTTGAAGCCGATCGGGATCAGGACGCTCCGCAAACGACGGCCGATCGACCGGCATATATGGGCCGCGAATTGACGTTTTGGCAAGCGGTCAACGAATACAAGTCCCGTTTCGATAACGACCCTGCGGCGACCAAAGAGTTTCTCGATTCGATCTACAGCGACCGCGGCGGCACCGTCCGCAGCGGTCTGATCGAAGCCGAACTGCGATCCCGCAGTCAGCCGGTTCCGCTTCGTGCGGTCGGATAG
- a CDS encoding AAA family ATPase: protein MTAQSYTIKPRPNKRQHQNTPLGALFNKYDISLSRVEHWLASRGASVSSRKTVSKLIRHELSAEYSAELNPLIADAMREYMLSLDVSHSEIDAELSAVFTEGEYKPMSTKRIELTDAELDWFGLKHDPFAEFPRHADEVFISPELQRIIDRVKDAIKYPAFISVTGDIGSGKTVIRAMIEDYCATQPNVKVIWPEFFDMGRISPIQIAHAILRHFEVARIPRSTEAVGDLVKRTLERQFQSGNRVTLAFDECHRMSDAALSSLKNFFEMGSGGFQRWLSVMLFGQRVFDARLEDQKFRELNERIIPNPMPDFQAYSADYMRFRLKRANAPDDLFDADAVKLISGHATTPLQLGNIANKALRLTRDDFAEKQVVGQAIKEKMFFENRTASPFAKRRGA from the coding sequence ATGACAGCCCAGTCGTACACAATAAAACCGCGTCCAAATAAACGCCAACACCAGAACACTCCGCTCGGAGCCCTGTTCAACAAATACGATATCTCGCTTTCGCGGGTGGAGCATTGGCTCGCGTCACGCGGAGCGAGCGTGAGCAGTCGAAAGACCGTCTCGAAACTCATACGTCATGAACTCTCGGCCGAATATTCGGCTGAGCTAAACCCGCTCATCGCTGATGCGATGCGCGAATACATGCTTTCGCTGGATGTCTCACACAGCGAGATCGATGCCGAACTCTCGGCAGTTTTTACCGAAGGAGAATACAAGCCCATGTCCACAAAACGAATTGAACTGACCGATGCCGAACTCGACTGGTTCGGCTTGAAACACGATCCCTTTGCTGAGTTTCCGCGACACGCGGACGAGGTCTTTATCTCGCCGGAGCTCCAACGGATCATCGACCGCGTAAAGGACGCGATCAAATACCCGGCTTTCATATCGGTCACCGGCGACATCGGCTCCGGCAAGACCGTAATTCGAGCCATGATCGAGGACTATTGCGCCACCCAGCCAAATGTAAAGGTGATCTGGCCTGAGTTTTTCGACATGGGCCGGATCTCGCCGATCCAGATAGCTCACGCGATCCTGCGGCATTTCGAGGTTGCCCGCATCCCTCGATCGACCGAGGCTGTCGGCGATCTTGTCAAACGAACGCTCGAACGCCAGTTCCAATCGGGCAACCGCGTAACGCTGGCCTTTGACGAATGTCACCGCATGAGCGATGCCGCTCTGTCGTCGCTCAAGAACTTCTTTGAAATGGGATCGGGCGGTTTTCAACGGTGGCTCAGCGTGATGCTGTTCGGCCAGCGTGTCTTTGATGCTCGTCTCGAGGACCAGAAATTTCGCGAACTGAATGAGCGCATCATTCCCAACCCGATGCCGGACTTTCAGGCATATTCTGCCGATTACATGCGGTTTCGCCTAAAGCGTGCGAACGCTCCGGACGATCTATTTGATGCCGACGCTGTAAAGCTCATTTCAGGCCACGCCACTACGCCGCTGCAGCTCGGCAATATCGCTAACAAAGCGCTGCGTCTGACGCGTGACGACTTTGCAGAAAAACAGGTCGTCGGCCAAGCGATCAAGGAAAAGATGTTCTTTGAAAATCGCACGGCCAGCCCATTTGCGAAACGTCGCGGGGCATAA
- a CDS encoding HNH endonuclease, with product MGIRTWTTEQIEFLRENCGRLSYAEIAERLGKTAAQCKSQASNLGFTRSRKWPDADIELLRQMYPDHRSIDIAERLGRKLSAVHWMANKLGLKKSDAFNASELCGRITKENRVRRGLEHRFPKGHKPWNAGTKGLAGLHPNSRRTQFKKGSLSGRAAEVVQPIGTERLQKDGYRQRKVNNDLPFHRRWKMVHHIVWEQHNGPIPPGHNVVFRDGDKANITIENLELVSRTEWIDRHRAETLYPEPLVKAIRQLAGMKRRLKRYAKEQDRRSQKPAV from the coding sequence ATGGGGATACGAACCTGGACAACTGAACAGATCGAGTTTCTCCGCGAGAACTGCGGCCGGCTCTCGTATGCCGAGATCGCGGAACGGCTCGGCAAGACGGCGGCACAATGCAAGAGCCAGGCGTCGAATCTCGGTTTTACGCGTTCGCGTAAATGGCCCGACGCCGATATCGAACTGCTGCGGCAAATGTATCCGGACCACCGATCGATCGACATCGCCGAACGGCTGGGCCGCAAACTTTCGGCGGTCCATTGGATGGCCAACAAACTCGGGCTCAAGAAAAGCGATGCGTTCAACGCCAGCGAGCTCTGCGGACGCATAACTAAGGAGAACCGCGTCCGCCGAGGACTCGAACACAGGTTCCCAAAGGGCCACAAACCATGGAATGCCGGCACAAAAGGATTGGCCGGCCTGCATCCAAACTCTCGCCGTACGCAGTTCAAAAAGGGCAGCTTAAGCGGCCGTGCGGCTGAGGTCGTACAGCCGATCGGAACCGAGCGGCTGCAAAAGGACGGCTACCGTCAGCGAAAGGTCAATAATGATCTGCCGTTCCACCGTCGATGGAAAATGGTCCATCACATCGTTTGGGAACAGCACAATGGTCCTATCCCACCTGGGCACAACGTCGTCTTTCGCGACGGCGACAAAGCGAATATCACGATCGAAAATCTCGAACTCGTGTCACGGACCGAATGGATCGATCGTCATCGAGCCGAAACCCTGTACCCAGAACCCCTTGTTAAAGCTATCCGGCAGCTCGCCGGTATGAAAAGGAGACTGAAACGATATGCCAAAGAACAAGATCGAAGATCTCAGAAACCTGCTGTTTGA